From Odontesthes bonariensis isolate fOdoBon6 chromosome 21, fOdoBon6.hap1, whole genome shotgun sequence, a single genomic window includes:
- the LOC142371800 gene encoding testis-expressed protein 2-like: protein MEEESKLIFSLDCQDQGPSVAFTKDKPQTEEGQTDLSLAMNLNLNQSHRSQPLFLPHSPSSPGSLSDLSASTASPPITGGLVKSSSIDLEPRESSTLRGKPLLSLVKSLSTEISRRVEPEVNLSKSDSKLHMHPWKQLTHPKILESRPEAGVLKKSDDWISTPSIMSPTEPLGSSLIAELEDTRRKFSEAMQDPLSMLSKIMGDESSGSPKQGKVSGAGDSPGSQVNCGRDGSNEDSDLRCRRRTDNENRGVCDTPLRRPQKDSLDKFTTSPEHHTHCRESNIEICTYGDVIQVVELQSRSREAHQRTYPQSGVPVSGSSLPFHWLLPVGLLAYGFFVLPLPPYVTGLSVGVACGFMLGLVMVFMFAPQHTVARSKKSSQRKSSPISMDPPDERVAHQEILEGWMNETHSYDPETFHPSITHSVYVSLAGSRLRLAYPRANIPRWAAFDEPLHGAVFLHTHTYELANSKVSLVPLGLARKRVWNKKYPICIALAEGEVGEESLLDGQGEEEMSEKHTIQSLQCPGNLYLFGHTGREKEEWFQYFMLASRAGVQSSANGEEILEIPSGGEAVKESTEELPDLPIKTRTLLDYSTYMIQLIGSERCGCTPSPCHSNKESPSTCKKIYSEENSSEGEAGGDSGAATESGGCSEEGQPTWVNSLVGRIFWDFLREKYWSDQVAHKIQKKLGKIKLPYFMNELTLADLDMGTCLPQVLSTSKPTLDRRGLWLELELMYTGCLQMTLETKMNLCKLGKEGEDEAHNIPETQQVGSKPKLCILADSDEESSSAGSSDEEEVLPSEPQGPLGDKGTVVGADGHAGGSTGRKILRFVDKIAKSKYFQKATENEYIRKKIAEVSNVPLMLSVEVLELSGTLAINIPPPPTDRIWYSFKVPPRLDLHVRPMLGDREVTFTHVTEWIEKKLQCEFQKVFVMPNMDDIYLPLMTSDLENPPASHQTSVHSTSQQSSMESQDYLSE, encoded by the exons ATGGAGGAGGAGAGTAAGCTCATCTTCAGTCTGGACTGCCAAGACCAGGGTCCCTCTGTGGCTTTTACTAAAGACAAACCACAAACCGAGGAGGGCCAAACTGACCTCAGCCTAGCGATGAATTTGAACCTGAACCAAAGCCACCGCTCACAGCCCCTCTTCCTTCCCCACTCCCCCTCATCTCCCGGCTCATTATCTGACCTGTCAGCATCAACAGCAAGCCCACCCATCACTGGCGGCCTGGTCAAATCTTCCTCCATTGATCTGGAGCCAAGGGAGAGCAGCACCCTCAGAGGCAAACCTCTCCTTAGCCTGGTCAAGTCTCTGAGCACAGAAATCTCCCGCCGGGTCGAGCCTGAGGTCAATCTGTCCAAGTCGGACTCCAAGCTCCATATGCATCCCTGGAAGCAGCTAACACATCCAAAGATTCTAGAGTCCAGGCCAGAAGCAGGGGTCCTGAAAAAGAGTGATGATTGGATATCAACTCCATCCATCATGTCTCCCACTGAACCTCTGGGCAGTTCACTGATTGCTGAGCTGGAGGACACAAGGAGGAAGTTTTCGGAGGCCATGCAGGATCCACTCAGCATGCTGAGTAAGATAATGGGGGATGAGAGTTCTGGAAGCCCCAAGCAGGGGAAGGTTTCTGGTGCAGGGGACTCTCCTGGCTCCCAAGTCAATTGTGGAAGAGATGGGAGCAATGAAGATTCAGATCTTAGGTGCAGAAGGAGAACGGACAATGAGAACAGAGGTGTGTGTGATACTCCTCTTAGAAGACCCCAAAAGGATTCATTAGACAAATTCACCACCTCTCCAGAACACCACACCCACTGCAGAGAGAGCAATATAGAAATATGCACCTATGGGGATGTGATCCAGGTGGTGGAGCTCCAGAGCAGATCCAGGGAAGCACATCAAAGAACTTACCCCCAGTCTGGAGTCCCAGTATCGGGTTCATCTTTGCCATTTCACTGGCTCCTCCCTGTGGGCCTCCTCGCCTACGGGTTCTTTGTGCTACCCCTGCCGCCATATGTGACAGGTCTGTCTGTGGGGGTTGCATGTGGCTTTATGCTGGGCTTGGTGATGGTGTTCATGTTTGCCCCACAGCATACAGTTGCCAGAAGCAAAAAGAGTTCTCAACGCAAATCGAGTCCCATTAGCATGGATCCACCGGACGAACGGGTCGCCCATCAAGAAATCCTAGAG GGCTGGATGAATGAAACACACAGCTACGACCCTGAGACTTTCCACCCCTCCATCACACACTCTGTCTATGTATCACTGGCTGGCAGCCGGCTGCGACTGGCATACCCACGTGCCAACATCCCCCGGTGGGCAGCTTTTGATGAGCCACTCCATGGGGCCGTGTTTTTGCATACCCACACTTACGAGTTGGCCAACAGTAAG GTGTCTCTTGTGCCTCTGGGTTTGGCACGTAAGAGGGTGTGGAACAAGAAGTACCCCATCTGCATCGCTCTGGCcgagggggaggtgggggaagAGAGCCTGCTTGATGGACAGGGAGAGGAAGAAATGTCAGAGAAACACACGATCCAGAGCCTCCAGTGTCCTGGAAACCTTTACCTGTTTGGCCACACAGGAAGAGAGAAGGAGGAGTGGTTCCAGTACTTCATGTTGGCCTCCAGGGCTGGGGTCCAGAGCAGCGCGAACGGTGAGGAGATCTTAG AAATACCAAGTGGTGGAGAGGCTGTTAAGGAAAGCACAGAGGAGCTGCCCGACTTGCCGATTAAAACAAGAACTCTATTGGACTACAGCACCTACATGATTCAACTAATTGGCTCAGAAAGATGCGGTTGCACCCCCAGTCCCTGCCACAGTAACAAGGAAAGTCCCTCAACTTGCAAAAAG ATTTACAGTGAAGAGAACAGTTCTGAAGGTGAAGCTGGAGGTGACTCCGGTGCAGCAACGGAGTCAGGAGGATGCTCTGAAGAGGGCCAGCCCACATGGGTGAACTCCCTTGTGGGCAGAATCTTCTGGGATTTTCTCAGAGAGAAATACTGGTCCGATCAGGTGGCTCACAAGATCCAGAAAAAACTCGGCAAGATCAAG TTGCCGTACTTCATGAACGAGCTGACTCTGGCGGATCTGGACATGGGTACCTGCCTTCCTCAGGTCCTAAGCACATCAAAACCTACGCTGGACCGCAGAG GCCTGtggctggagctggagctgatgTACACAGGCTGCCTTCAGATGACCCTGGAGACTAAAATGAACCTGTGTAAGCTGGGTAAAGAAGGAGAGGATGAAGCTCACAACATTCCTGAGACACAGCAAGTTGG CTCTAAGCCGAAGCTGTGTATTTTGGCTGATAGCGATGAAGAGTCATCCAGTGCAGGTTCATCTGATGAAGAAGAAGTCCTCCCATCTGAACCACAGGGGCCTCTAGGAGATAAAGGCACTGTAGTGGGAGCTGATGG GCATGCAGGTGGAAGCACAGGAAGGAAAATCCTCAGATTTGTGGACAAGATAGCAAAATCCAAGTACTTCCAGAAGGCCACAGAAAATGAGTACATCAGAAAGAAGATAGCTGAGGTCTCCAACGTGCCCCTGATGCTCAGTGTTGAGGTCCTGGAGCTCTCTGGAACACTGGCCATCAACATCCCTCCTCCCCCTACTGATAGAATATG GTACAGTTTCAAAGTGCCGCCCAGGTTAGACCTTCATGTGCGCCCCATGCTCGGAGACAGGGAAGTCACCTTCACTCATGTGACTGAGTGGATTGAGAAAAAACTGCAGTGTGAGTTCCAG AAAGTGTTTGTAATGCCCAACATGGACGATATTTATCTGCCCCTAATGACATCGGACCTGGAGAACCCACCTGCATCTCACCAGACCTCAGTACATTCCACATCCCAACAGTCCTCTATGGAGTCTCAGGACTACCTGTCAGAGTGA
- the ndufb10 gene encoding NADH dehydrogenase [ubiquinone] 1 beta subcomplex subunit 10: MPSDYDKGAYPEPPRQTPAVDKQTALPNPALILSKVFYYTVDLPVTTFRDAVDSIRSNNKMVYYHQKFRRVPDLTECQEGDYVCYYEAEMQWRRDYKVDQEIVKVVQERMRSCQQREGASYQQNCTKEIQQFQEVTKNFQLRYGDLGAYANGKKCLMKQKERMMAAQAQSA, encoded by the exons ATGCCTTCAGACTACGATAAAGGAGCGTATCCAGAGCCTCCGCGGCAGACTCCGGCTGTGGATAAACAAACAGCACTGCCAAACCCAGCTCTGATTCTATCTAAAGTCTTCTATTACACCGTGGACCTCCCTGTCACCACATTTAGAG ATGCCGTTGACAGCATTCGGTCGAACAATAAGATGGTTTATTACCACCAGAAGTTCCGCCGCGTCCCTGACCTGACTGAGTGCCAGGAGGGGGACTACGTCTGTTACTATGAGGCAGAGATGCAGTGGAGGAGAGACTA TAAGGTGGATCAGGAGATCGTGAAGGTGGTCCAGGAGCGCATGAGGTCCTGCCAGCAGAGAGAAGGGGCCAGCTACCAGCAGAACTGCACAAAGGAAATCCAGCAGTTCCAAGAGGTGACCAAGAACTTCCAGTTGCGCT ATGGAGACCTGGGCGCGTATGCCAATGGGAAGAAATGTTTGATGAAGCAAAAAGAACGAATGATGGCAGCTCAGGCCCAGAGTGCCTAA
- the rps2 gene encoding small ribosomal subunit protein uS5 — translation MADDAGGRGGFRGGFGDRGRGRGRGRGRGRGRGRGARGGKSEDKEWVPVTKLGRLVKDMKIKSLEEIYLYSLPIKESEIIDFFLGSGLKDEVLKIMPVQKQTRAGQRTRFKAFVAIGDYNGHVGLGVKCSKEVATAIRGAIILAKLSIVPVRRGYWGNKIGKPHTVPCKVTGRCGSVLVRLIPAPRGTGIVSAPVPKKLLMMAGIDDCYTSARGCTATLGNFAKATFDAISKTYSYLTPDLWKETIFTKSPYQEFTDHLAKTHTRVSVQRGQAVQAAAP, via the exons ATGGCGGACGACGCCGGTGGTAGAGGAGGTTTTCGCGGAGGTTTCGGCGATCGCGGCCGCGGTAGGGGCCGTGGACGCGGCAGAGGCCGTGGCAGGGGCCGCGGTGCCCGGGGCGGCAAGTCTGAAGACAAGGAA TGGGTCCCTGTCACCAAGCTGGGCCGCCTGGTGAAAGACATGAAGATCAAGTCCCTGGAGGAGATCTATCTGTACTCTCTGCCTATCAAG GAGTCTGAGATCATTGACTTCTTCCTTGGCTCCGGTCTGAAAGATGAGGTGTTGAAGATCATGCCTGTCCAGAAGCAGACCAGGGCCGGTCAGCGCACAAGGTTCAAG GCCTTTGTTGCCATTGGTGACTACAACGGCCATGTGGGTCTGGGGGTGAAGTGCTCCAAAGAGGTGGCCACTGCCATCCGTGGAGCCATCATCCTGGCCAAGCTGTCCATTGTCCCTGTGAGGAGGGGTTACTGGGGTAACAAGATCGGCAAGCCCCATACCGTGCCCTGCAAGGTGACCGGCCGCTGCGGTTCTGTCCTGGTGCGTCTCATCCCAGCCCCCCGTGGTACTGGCATCGTGTCCGCTCCTGTGCCCAAGAAGCTGCTCATGATGGCTGGTATCGACGACTGCTACACCTCTGCCAGGGGCTGCACTGCCACCCTTGGCAACTTTG CTAAGGCCACCTTTGATGCCATCTCAAAGACCTACAGCTACCTGACCCCTGATTTGTGGAAGGAGACCATCTTCACAAAGTCTCCATACCAG GAGTTCACCGACCATCTGGCCAAGACTCACACCAGGGTGTCGGTGCAGAGGGGCCAGGCTGTGCAGGCCGCTGCCCCCTAA
- the rnf151 gene encoding RING finger protein 151, translating into MSPWKWLIADPDMSTQSGGYDVELFVEPPDYDVICTICQGVLRCPVRAACHHIFCKKCILQWLKRQETCPCCRKPVNPSLIFVMFKLSKSIGRMKIKCKNEIRGCPDTFPLSEQYCHSMSCLYELIPCPYQGCRVQLLRRDLETHARHCEHWRQPCHMGCGTILSHSTQAQHNCYKQLRQEYEARQRNHRAIATALQRKMRRMQSTMAHMKRQIGLICESLEVMDDLHEVEEEDLGESSGGAIGTSSSNSNC; encoded by the exons ATGTCTCCCTGGAAATGGCTGATT GCAGACCCAGACATGTCAACGCAGAGTGGGGGCTATGATGTGGAGCTGTTTGTGGAACCTCCAGACTACGATGTGATCTGCACCATTTGCCAAGGAGTCCTCAGATGTCCAGTGAGAGCTGCGTGTCACCACATCTTTTGCAAGAAATGCATCCTGCAGTGGCTAAAAAG GCAGGAGACCTGCCCCTGCTGCAGGAAGCCGGTTAACCCGAGCTTGATCTTTGTCATGTTCAAGCTGAGCAAATCTATTGGTCGTATGAAGATCAAG TGTAAAAATGAGATCCGTGGTTGTCCAGACACATTCCCCCTTTCAGAGCAGTACTGTCACAGCATGAGCTGTCTGTACGAGCTCATTCCCTGCCCATACCAGGGCTGCAGGGTGCAGCTTCTCCGCAGGGACCTGGAGACCCACGCACGCCACTGTGAGCACTGGCGCCAGCCCTGTCATATGGGCTGTGGGACGATACTCTCCCATAGCACCCAGGCTCAGCACAACTGCTACAAGCAGCTGAGGCAGGAGTATGAGGCCAGACAGAGGAACCACAGGGCCATTGCCACTGCCCTacagaggaagatgaggaggatgCAAAGCACCATGGCCCACATGAAAAGACAAATAGGGCTAATCTGTGAGAGCCTGGAGGTGATGGACGATCTGCATGAGGTGGAAGAGGAGGACCTTGGGGAGAGCAGTGGCGGTGCCATAGGTACTTCAAGTAGCAACAGCAACTGTTGA